A window from Aerococcus sp. Group 1 encodes these proteins:
- a CDS encoding PEP phosphonomutase, with translation MKRLISAFPSEVNNFTKDELKRSIQASEGRVIMAETVVTAAPLIEGLTNAEVMTAFGADLICLNELDVFHPQIKGFESKKPVIEAIKELTGRPIGINLEPVSADNQVLDEKIEISPGRRASPEAFAAAEDLGVDFVMVTANPSTGVTNADILAALAGGRQAYSGLILAGKMHGAGKRETLIDASLFTQFIEAGADGVLMPSVGTVPGVLLEEAHQACQAVQAQDGLVMATIGTSQESASAETIRTFALNNKQVGADIHHIGDGSYGRMPDPENIMALSIAVRGKRHTYFKMAQSLRR, from the coding sequence ATGAAACGTTTGATAAGTGCTTTTCCCAGTGAAGTTAACAACTTTACTAAGGATGAGCTCAAAAGAAGCATTCAAGCCAGTGAGGGCCGCGTTATTATGGCTGAAACGGTGGTAACCGCTGCTCCTTTAATTGAGGGGCTAACCAACGCCGAAGTGATGACGGCTTTTGGTGCAGACCTCATCTGTTTGAATGAATTGGATGTCTTTCACCCCCAAATCAAGGGATTTGAAAGCAAGAAGCCTGTGATTGAAGCCATTAAAGAACTTACCGGGCGTCCCATTGGTATCAACCTGGAACCCGTTTCTGCGGACAATCAGGTACTCGATGAAAAGATTGAAATTAGTCCCGGAAGGCGGGCCAGCCCAGAAGCTTTTGCTGCGGCGGAAGACTTGGGCGTGGATTTTGTCATGGTAACCGCAAATCCTTCAACCGGGGTGACCAATGCTGATATCTTAGCTGCACTAGCAGGAGGCCGGCAAGCCTATTCTGGTTTAATCTTAGCGGGGAAAATGCATGGTGCCGGTAAACGAGAAACTTTGATTGATGCTAGCTTATTTACTCAATTTATTGAAGCAGGTGCGGACGGGGTATTGATGCCTAGCGTCGGCACGGTGCCTGGAGTATTACTAGAAGAAGCTCATCAAGCTTGCCAAGCGGTCCAAGCCCAAGATGGCTTAGTGATGGCAACTATTGGTACCAGCCAAGAAAGCGCTAGCGCAGAAACTATTCGCACCTTTGCCTTAAATAATAAGCAGGTTGGGGCAGATATTCATCATATTGGTGATGGGAGCTATGGACGAATGCCAGACCCCGAGAATATTATGGCCTTAAGCATTGCTGTCCGAGGTAAGCGCCACACTTATTTCAAAATGGCTCAGTCCTTGAGACGTTAA
- the nagE gene encoding N-acetylglucosamine-specific PTS transporter subunit IIBC, with protein sequence MLDYLQKIGRSLMLPVSVLVVASLFMGTGYAIDANALQGSSNVLATFLVQAGLVVINNLPLLFALGISMGIAEDNNGAAALSGAVSFLMITTLLSPEILSGITGQAIDQVNPAFKAINNVFIGIISGVLAGEMYNHFHNVKLPQWLGFFSGKRAVPIVTAALSALLAVILLFLWPTVYGGLVAFGTGIANLGDIGAGIYGITNKLMIPFGLHHAVNNVFWFDTIGINDIGNFWSSQGEPGVTGRYLAGFFPIMMFGLPGAALAMYKNARPENRASVASLLIAGSVAAFVTGITEPLEFSFMFAAPALYAVHACLTGLSLFICSALHATLGFSFSAGLIDMVLSWRMPMANNQWMILVLGLAMFVIYFFLFDFLIRRFDFKTPGREAVSEADQTASHAAKASSQTGDKYQVMAQNIYQGLGGKDNLQLVANCATRLRLQLKDTNAIDEGKIKATGVPGLRKVNEHNLQIVVGTDVQFVADELKEILETDKSKDENEFS encoded by the coding sequence ATGTTAGATTACTTACAAAAAATTGGCCGATCCCTGATGCTGCCTGTTTCCGTATTGGTAGTGGCCTCTTTATTTATGGGGACTGGCTATGCCATCGATGCGAATGCCTTACAAGGAAGTTCGAACGTTTTAGCAACTTTCTTAGTCCAAGCAGGCTTAGTCGTGATTAATAACTTGCCGCTACTTTTTGCTTTGGGAATTTCCATGGGGATTGCTGAAGATAATAATGGGGCAGCTGCCTTGAGTGGGGCGGTTTCTTTCTTAATGATCACGACCTTATTAAGTCCGGAAATTTTAAGTGGAATCACCGGCCAAGCCATCGACCAAGTTAACCCAGCCTTTAAAGCCATTAATAATGTCTTCATAGGGATTATTTCCGGGGTCCTTGCTGGGGAAATGTATAACCATTTCCACAATGTTAAGTTACCCCAATGGCTAGGCTTCTTCAGTGGTAAGCGGGCCGTTCCTATTGTAACGGCTGCCCTGTCAGCTCTTTTAGCGGTTATCCTACTCTTCCTTTGGCCCACTGTCTATGGTGGTTTAGTAGCCTTTGGGACCGGAATCGCTAACTTAGGAGATATCGGAGCGGGTATCTACGGCATTACCAACAAATTGATGATTCCCTTTGGACTCCATCATGCCGTTAATAATGTCTTTTGGTTTGATACCATTGGGATTAATGACATTGGTAATTTCTGGTCCAGTCAAGGAGAACCTGGGGTGACAGGACGCTACCTAGCCGGTTTTTTCCCGATTATGATGTTTGGCTTACCTGGGGCTGCTTTAGCCATGTATAAGAATGCCCGTCCAGAAAATCGGGCATCGGTTGCTTCCTTACTGATTGCTGGTTCCGTTGCAGCCTTTGTGACTGGGATTACCGAACCACTGGAATTTTCCTTTATGTTTGCCGCTCCAGCCCTTTATGCTGTCCATGCTTGTTTAACCGGCTTGTCCCTATTTATTTGTTCAGCCTTACATGCAACCCTAGGCTTTTCCTTCTCAGCAGGTTTGATTGATATGGTCTTGTCTTGGCGGATGCCTATGGCTAATAACCAATGGATGATCCTTGTTTTAGGGCTAGCCATGTTTGTCATTTATTTCTTCCTTTTCGACTTCTTAATTCGTCGCTTTGATTTTAAAACCCCAGGACGGGAAGCGGTCAGTGAAGCAGACCAAACAGCAAGCCATGCTGCTAAGGCTTCTAGCCAAACTGGAGATAAATACCAAGTCATGGCCCAAAATATTTACCAAGGCCTTGGGGGAAAAGATAACCTCCAATTAGTAGCCAATTGCGCTACCCGCCTACGGCTCCAATTGAAGGATACCAATGCTATTGATGAAGGCAAAATCAAGGCTACCGGTGTTCCTGGTTTAAGAAAAGTGAACGAACATAATTTACAAATCGTAGTTGGTACTGATGTTCAGTTTGTTGCCGATGAATTAAAAGAGATTTTAGAAACAGATAAAAGCAAAGATGAAAACGAGTTTTCATAA
- a CDS encoding cell division protein ZapA, whose translation MSESQQEYTAHFGKQTVKIIGNKSEEHIEEVVRRVNIALNEIKSKPSILSNQKMALLVAINATSHWLENEAEIASQREQIERLSRQKARLESELQALKQTIQQPNLTAFSEGGKLIQAKSQPSYSQASQNLLRESQNQVKAAKVSENKGQSSKKTSKQTKASQGKQKADPSVVYYDPFAAKKAQGLSKTPRD comes from the coding sequence ATGTCTGAGTCGCAGCAAGAGTATACCGCTCATTTTGGAAAACAAACTGTAAAAATCATCGGCAATAAATCTGAAGAACATATTGAAGAAGTGGTTCGCCGGGTGAATATCGCCTTAAATGAAATTAAAAGCAAACCTTCAATTCTTTCTAATCAGAAAATGGCTCTCTTAGTCGCTATCAATGCCACCTCCCACTGGCTGGAAAATGAAGCCGAAATCGCTAGCCAAAGAGAGCAAATTGAACGCCTAAGCCGGCAAAAAGCTCGCTTAGAGTCGGAACTACAAGCTTTAAAGCAAACCATTCAACAACCTAATTTGACCGCTTTTTCTGAAGGGGGCAAGCTAATCCAAGCTAAAAGTCAACCTTCCTATAGCCAAGCTAGTCAAAACTTACTCCGTGAAAGTCAAAACCAGGTTAAGGCGGCTAAGGTGAGTGAAAATAAAGGACAAAGTAGTAAAAAGACTTCCAAGCAGACTAAAGCTAGCCAAGGCAAACAAAAAGCAGACCCTTCTGTGGTTTACTATGATCCCTTTGCAGCTAAGAAAGCCCAAGGTCTCTCCAAGACGCCCCGTGATTAG
- a CDS encoding CvpA family protein produces MSNTTITLILVLIFFALIIMDYSRRTFGVQLLQVLSLGVSFFVAKEYFLPLAEKLELIIPFPGYSMTSDFSYYPDAVLTNMDVIYYRAMAFALILVGIQVIKSFILYLFSPSKYRKGQGKVLSLGGFITGFITAWFTLFLFLLFCLYWDWKVSKAS; encoded by the coding sequence TTGTCTAATACCACCATTACCTTAATCTTAGTCCTGATATTTTTCGCCTTAATCATTATGGATTATAGTCGTCGGACTTTTGGTGTGCAGCTCCTGCAGGTCCTATCCTTGGGAGTTAGCTTCTTTGTAGCTAAGGAGTATTTTTTACCTTTAGCGGAGAAATTAGAATTGATTATCCCTTTTCCCGGCTATTCCATGACTAGTGACTTCTCATACTATCCTGATGCTGTCTTAACTAATATGGATGTGATTTACTACCGAGCTATGGCCTTTGCCCTTATTTTAGTGGGGATCCAAGTTATTAAGAGTTTTATTCTTTACCTCTTCTCACCGTCTAAGTATCGAAAAGGCCAAGGAAAGGTCTTGAGCCTGGGCGGGTTTATTACTGGTTTTATCACTGCCTGGTTTACCTTGTTTTTGTTTTTGCTATTTTGTCTTTACTGGGACTGGAAGGTGTCCAAAGCTTCTTAA
- a CDS encoding endonuclease MutS2 → MNKKIEKILEFDKITGALAKETVTALGKNLALQLKPMTDPEKIESALTDVDEMQSIDEAQRSLPLGQLVDVGPLMKRLDIGGILNGQELAHVGRVLKSVSEVSHFFKEIEDLDIDVEQMQGYVSDFANHKDLAKKINQAIASDGSVYDEASSHLHSIRQSIKAEEAHIRMSLDNIIKSSQADYLSDQIVTIRNDRYVLPVKQEYRRKFGGVVHDQSASGQTLYIEPQVVMESNNKVHSLRIEEQAEIERIFAELSADLAPHSQEINQNNQILGQLDFIQAKWRYAKKQGAHRPLIAQDHQSLNLEEAVHPLLNPKTAVANTISFDGDYRMLIITGPNTGGKTITLKTTGLLQLMGQSGLYITAKADSRIGVFDHIFADIGDEQSIEANLSTFSGHMTNIISILEAIDDQSLVLIDELGSGTDPKEGAALAMAILNRLAQVGCTVLATTHYPELKAYAFEEPNAINASVEFDEKTLTPTYRLLIGQPGRSNAFDISQRLGLDQSIVDEARYYVGEESQSLNEMIDDLDEKRQAYERDNQALSQDLQEADKLLADLKKAYHALENDKITYLNRAKREANDLVAKTQEKADKLLGDIREWQKNNPQGQTVKEHEMIDKQKQIANLTQEEQQLRKNKVLKRQKRKKNKDLEVGDEVKVIPYSQMGTLVEKREDKHWLVQMGMLKMEIPEKDLELQEKSQPKSKGKKGSSSVRASQSKNIKSELDLRGMRYEEAMTALDRYIDQALLANYPQVTIIHGFGTGVIRDGVQKYLRNNKRVKSFSYAPHNLGGQGATIVKFGD, encoded by the coding sequence GTGAATAAAAAAATAGAAAAAATCTTAGAATTCGATAAAATTACTGGGGCCCTAGCCAAAGAAACTGTGACGGCCCTGGGTAAAAACCTAGCCTTACAGCTTAAACCCATGACCGACCCCGAAAAAATTGAATCCGCTTTGACTGATGTAGATGAAATGCAAAGCATTGATGAAGCCCAACGCAGTTTGCCACTGGGTCAATTAGTTGATGTAGGGCCTTTGATGAAGCGCTTAGATATCGGCGGCATCTTGAATGGCCAAGAACTAGCCCATGTGGGTCGGGTCTTGAAAAGTGTCAGTGAAGTCAGTCATTTCTTTAAAGAGATTGAGGACTTAGACATTGACGTCGAGCAAATGCAAGGCTATGTGAGTGACTTTGCTAACCATAAGGACTTGGCTAAAAAGATTAACCAGGCCATTGCTAGTGATGGTTCTGTCTATGATGAAGCTAGCAGTCACTTACACAGCATTCGCCAAAGTATCAAGGCAGAAGAAGCCCATATTCGGATGAGTTTAGATAATATCATTAAATCTAGCCAAGCCGATTATCTCAGTGATCAAATTGTGACTATCCGTAATGACCGCTATGTCTTACCGGTTAAGCAAGAATACCGGCGCAAGTTCGGTGGGGTGGTCCACGACCAAAGTGCCTCAGGTCAGACCCTCTATATTGAACCCCAAGTCGTGATGGAGTCCAACAATAAGGTCCATAGCTTGCGGATTGAAGAGCAGGCGGAAATTGAGCGGATTTTTGCGGAATTGTCAGCCGACCTGGCTCCCCATAGTCAAGAAATTAATCAAAATAACCAAATTTTAGGTCAACTTGACTTCATCCAAGCCAAGTGGCGCTACGCGAAAAAGCAGGGCGCCCACCGGCCCCTCATTGCCCAAGATCACCAGTCTTTGAACTTAGAAGAAGCTGTCCACCCCTTATTAAATCCGAAGACCGCTGTAGCAAATACCATTAGCTTTGACGGCGACTACCGCATGTTAATCATTACCGGGCCCAATACCGGTGGGAAGACCATTACCTTAAAGACTACGGGTCTACTGCAGCTAATGGGTCAATCAGGTCTTTATATTACCGCCAAGGCTGATAGCCGCATTGGAGTCTTTGACCATATCTTTGCTGATATTGGGGATGAGCAATCGATTGAAGCCAACCTTTCAACTTTTTCTGGGCATATGACTAATATTATATCGATCTTAGAGGCAATTGATGACCAGTCTTTAGTCCTAATCGATGAATTGGGTTCGGGAACTGATCCTAAGGAAGGGGCAGCCCTAGCCATGGCAATTTTAAACCGGCTTGCTCAAGTGGGCTGTACGGTTCTAGCCACCACCCACTATCCCGAGCTCAAGGCCTATGCCTTCGAAGAGCCCAATGCGATTAATGCCAGTGTTGAATTTGATGAGAAAACCCTGACGCCGACTTACCGCTTATTAATCGGGCAACCGGGCCGGTCTAACGCCTTTGATATTTCTCAACGCTTGGGCCTGGACCAAAGCATCGTGGATGAAGCCCGCTATTATGTCGGAGAAGAAAGTCAGTCCTTAAATGAAATGATCGATGACTTGGATGAGAAACGTCAAGCCTATGAAAGAGATAACCAAGCCCTAAGCCAAGATTTACAAGAAGCTGATAAATTATTAGCTGATTTGAAGAAGGCCTACCACGCCCTGGAAAATGATAAGATTACCTATTTAAACCGGGCGAAGCGAGAAGCTAATGACCTGGTGGCTAAGACCCAAGAAAAGGCCGATAAGCTCTTGGGTGATATTAGAGAATGGCAGAAGAATAATCCTCAGGGCCAAACCGTCAAAGAACATGAAATGATTGACAAACAAAAACAAATCGCTAACTTGACCCAAGAAGAGCAACAGTTGAGAAAGAACAAGGTCCTCAAACGGCAAAAACGCAAGAAAAATAAAGACTTGGAGGTTGGCGACGAAGTCAAGGTTATCCCATATAGTCAGATGGGAACCTTGGTTGAAAAACGGGAAGATAAACACTGGTTGGTTCAGATGGGGATGTTGAAGATGGAAATTCCTGAAAAAGATCTAGAGCTCCAAGAAAAGAGCCAGCCCAAGTCTAAGGGGAAGAAGGGCTCGAGTAGCGTACGTGCTAGTCAAAGTAAGAATATTAAGTCCGAACTTGACCTCCGGGGCATGCGCTATGAAGAGGCCATGACAGCTCTTGACCGCTATATCGACCAGGCTCTCTTGGCCAATTACCCCCAAGTCACCATTATTCATGGCTTTGGTACTGGAGTGATCCGGGACGGTGTACAGAAATACTTAAGAAATAATAAACGGGTCAAGTCCTTCTCCTACGCTCCCCATAATCTGGGAGGCCAAGGGGCAACCATTGTTAAATTTGGCGACTAG
- the trxA gene encoding thioredoxin, whose amino-acid sequence MVQTLTDQNFVDETSEGVVLIDFWATWCGPCRMQSPIVDQLDEEMGDQVKFAKMDVDENPDTPREFGIMSIPTLIVKKDGQVVEQLVGYTPKEKLESILENHLD is encoded by the coding sequence ATGGTACAAACATTAACTGATCAAAATTTTGTAGATGAAACTAGTGAAGGCGTCGTTTTAATCGACTTCTGGGCAACTTGGTGTGGTCCTTGCCGGATGCAATCTCCAATTGTTGACCAACTCGATGAAGAAATGGGCGACCAAGTAAAATTTGCTAAGATGGATGTGGATGAAAATCCTGATACCCCACGTGAATTTGGTATTATGTCCATCCCAACCTTAATCGTTAAAAAAGACGGCCAAGTCGTTGAACAACTGGTTGGTTACACGCCAAAAGAAAAATTGGAAAGTATCCTTGAAAACCATTTAGACTAA
- the mgsA gene encoding methylglyoxal synthase, which translates to MRIALIAHDSKKELMIQLTAAYQDILSQHDLVATGTTGKRVSQATGLKVHCYQSGPLGGDQQIGAEVSQNKIDCVIFLRDPLTAMPHEPDVNALIRLCDVYNVPLATNIGSAEVLVRGLGAGLINWREDYADGQVNRDIRENLSHGSVNRPLKED; encoded by the coding sequence ATGCGGATAGCACTCATTGCCCACGACAGTAAGAAAGAACTCATGATCCAATTGACCGCTGCCTACCAGGATATTCTCAGTCAGCATGACTTAGTGGCGACCGGGACCACTGGCAAACGCGTCAGTCAAGCGACTGGTCTCAAGGTCCATTGCTACCAATCGGGCCCCTTAGGTGGTGACCAGCAAATTGGTGCTGAAGTCTCACAAAATAAGATCGATTGCGTCATCTTCTTAAGAGACCCTCTAACAGCCATGCCCCATGAACCCGATGTGAATGCCCTGATTCGTCTTTGTGATGTCTACAATGTTCCCTTAGCGACCAATATTGGCAGTGCAGAAGTGCTAGTCCGCGGCTTGGGCGCGGGGTTAATCAATTGGCGCGAGGACTATGCCGATGGTCAGGTTAACCGCGATATCCGCGAAAATCTCAGTCACGGCAGCGTCAACCGCCCGCTTAAAGAAGATTGA
- a CDS encoding sodium/glutamate symporter codes for MITINFDIVQTLGLAVLALFFGKWMTNVFPVLEEYSLPPAIVGGLAFALVNMFLRLTNLVTFNLDTSLSTLFMVVYFTTIGFSASIQALSRAKGVVMKFLFIAILAIFIQNILALVLGKFLDIPGPLALLLGSPALVGGPGTAAAVSPTIVNLGYDNATSVGIIAATLGIVLGSLSGGPIASGIAKKYSLSAKDENASANTSNRYHRHPQHQRLTAERIGYMLYGTLLVIFVGTFVTEIINTVVGKLVGGITFPVYIGPMIVAATARNISDAKEHSILDDAALDVTSDISLNLFLALTMVGLELWTIIDMALPMLLIILAETVVTLAFARYIVFHTMGKNYDSAVMTAGFIGFGMGSSSNAMACMRQITHEYGASPLAFLAVSIVGALFIDFINIFAIYGFIHLIA; via the coding sequence ATGATTACAATTAATTTTGATATCGTTCAGACACTCGGCCTTGCAGTACTTGCCTTATTTTTTGGTAAGTGGATGACCAATGTCTTTCCGGTGCTCGAAGAATATTCCCTGCCCCCTGCCATTGTAGGTGGCTTAGCCTTTGCCTTAGTCAACATGTTTTTACGTTTGACTAACCTGGTCACATTTAACTTGGACACTTCCTTGTCTACCCTATTTATGGTGGTATACTTTACCACCATTGGTTTTTCTGCTAGTATCCAAGCCTTGTCACGGGCTAAGGGCGTGGTGATGAAGTTCCTCTTTATTGCCATTTTAGCAATCTTTATCCAAAATATTCTGGCCCTGGTTCTGGGGAAATTCCTAGATATTCCTGGCCCCTTGGCCCTATTGCTCGGTTCCCCTGCCTTAGTCGGCGGGCCAGGGACGGCGGCAGCTGTCTCCCCTACTATTGTCAACTTGGGTTACGACAATGCTACCTCGGTAGGGATTATTGCAGCTACTTTGGGAATTGTATTGGGCTCACTTTCTGGTGGTCCAATTGCCTCAGGTATTGCCAAAAAATACTCACTATCCGCTAAAGATGAGAATGCCTCAGCGAATACCAGCAACCGCTACCACCGCCATCCCCAGCACCAACGTTTGACCGCTGAACGGATTGGTTATATGTTGTATGGCACCTTACTAGTGATTTTTGTTGGAACCTTTGTCACTGAAATTATTAACACAGTCGTAGGAAAATTAGTGGGTGGAATCACCTTCCCCGTTTATATTGGCCCGATGATTGTGGCAGCCACCGCCCGTAATATTTCCGATGCCAAGGAGCACTCTATTCTTGATGATGCTGCTCTGGATGTGACTTCAGATATCTCTCTCAATCTCTTCCTGGCCTTAACCATGGTGGGATTAGAGTTATGGACCATTATTGATATGGCTCTACCGATGCTTTTAATTATTTTGGCAGAAACAGTCGTTACTCTGGCTTTTGCTCGTTATATTGTCTTTCATACTATGGGAAAAAATTACGACTCGGCCGTGATGACGGCAGGATTTATTGGCTTTGGGATGGGGTCCTCCTCCAACGCCATGGCCTGCATGCGGCAAATCACCCATGAATATGGTGCTAGCCCGTTAGCCTTTCTAGCAGTTTCTATCGTGGGAGCCCTCTTTATTGATTTTATCAATATCTTTGCTATCTACGGCTTCATCCATCTGATTGCTTAG
- the racE gene encoding glutamate racemase, with the protein MKRPIGFLDSGVGGLTVVKEAMRQLPNESIIYIGDNARCPYGPRPEAEINEFTQELVDFLLEQNIKMLVIACNTATAVSLERIRQRVNIPVIGVIHPGARAANRYSENGHIGILATEATINSHFYQNVLLDHNKHLILYPLVCSKFVPLVESGQYSSPIAKKIVAESLYDLKQTAIDTLILGCTHYPLLAPLIQKFMGPGVRLVNSGAETVSDVSAILDLYNLAESSWNPEAATYQFYTTGGVTMFKDIAKTWLQKDIPVSRIPLSQLEAKKE; encoded by the coding sequence ATGAAGCGTCCCATTGGTTTTCTCGATTCAGGAGTGGGTGGCTTAACTGTCGTCAAAGAAGCCATGCGTCAGTTGCCCAATGAGTCGATAATTTATATTGGGGATAATGCCCGCTGTCCTTATGGGCCCCGGCCAGAGGCAGAGATTAACGAATTCACCCAAGAATTAGTTGATTTCCTCCTGGAGCAAAATATTAAAATGCTTGTGATTGCTTGCAATACAGCGACAGCAGTGTCACTGGAGCGGATCCGCCAACGGGTGAATATACCGGTCATTGGTGTGATCCACCCCGGTGCCCGGGCAGCTAATCGTTATAGTGAAAACGGCCATATCGGGATTTTGGCTACTGAAGCCACCATTAATAGTCATTTCTATCAAAATGTTTTATTGGACCATAACAAGCATTTAATCTTGTATCCTTTGGTCTGTTCCAAATTCGTTCCCTTAGTGGAAAGTGGCCAATATTCCTCTCCGATTGCTAAGAAAATCGTGGCTGAAAGTCTTTATGATTTGAAACAGACAGCCATCGACACCCTAATTCTGGGTTGCACCCACTATCCCTTATTAGCTCCACTGATCCAAAAATTCATGGGGCCAGGGGTACGATTGGTCAATTCCGGAGCTGAAACTGTGAGTGATGTTTCAGCAATCCTCGACCTTTATAATCTAGCGGAATCTTCATGGAACCCAGAAGCCGCCACTTATCAGTTTTATACTACCGGAGGGGTGACTATGTTTAAGGACATTGCCAAGACCTGGCTGCAAAAAGATATTCCGGTCAGTCGGATTCCCCTCAGTCAATTAGAAGCAAAAAAGGAGTAG
- a CDS encoding metallophosphoesterase codes for MKILLISDSHGDSQILSDLVARYQDQVDLMLHCGDSELDPGDSIWNVIEPVKGNCDFGPYKAERIIDTPEGRLVYTHGHLYGVKAGVEKFAEYAKKQGCQIAVYGHTHIMDDQVLDGVHLINPGSVSFPRGNYLTPTYAILDWQADQEKVTFYQRNGEKVPEKFLP; via the coding sequence ATGAAAATATTATTAATTTCAGATAGTCATGGGGATAGCCAGATCTTATCAGATTTGGTTGCACGCTACCAAGACCAAGTTGACCTCATGCTCCATTGCGGTGATTCTGAATTAGATCCTGGCGACAGTATTTGGAATGTGATTGAACCGGTGAAGGGGAATTGCGATTTTGGTCCCTACAAAGCTGAGCGGATTATCGATACACCAGAAGGCCGGCTGGTCTATACCCATGGTCACCTTTATGGGGTCAAGGCGGGAGTAGAGAAATTCGCTGAATATGCTAAGAAACAAGGCTGTCAAATTGCTGTCTATGGTCACACACATATCATGGATGACCAGGTACTTGATGGGGTGCATTTAATTAACCCGGGTTCCGTAAGTTTCCCCCGTGGTAACTATCTCACACCCACCTATGCCATCTTAGACTGGCAAGCTGACCAAGAAAAAGTCACCTTCTACCAAAGAAACGGTGAAAAAGTCCCCGAAAAATTCCTGCCATAA